A window from Bacteroidota bacterium encodes these proteins:
- a CDS encoding WD40 repeat domain-containing protein, whose product MSEPVIRKRHALTGHSGAVYALAQGFTHNQILSGSSDRFIASWDLETGHQGGFTAQLPAPVYSLLHLQPQNVLLAGTGAGSIHFIDTIKRSEIKILQLHAAAVFDLLVAPAHGLFFSAGADGQLAVGDTDTLELLKIRKLCTGKVRGLALHPNGNLLAVASGDGNVRIFELPAVTEIACFEAHAQSANCVSWSPDGSFLLSGGKDAHLNVWDENYNRIESIPAHNYAIYSIVWSPEGNYFATGSRDKTVKIWDPATRNIIVRLNRERFNGHHNSVNRLLWSNYHDLLISTGDDRAILAWEIHDEGRNVLKALGLRT is encoded by the coding sequence ATGAGTGAACCGGTGATTCGCAAACGGCATGCCCTTACCGGCCATAGTGGCGCAGTATATGCACTGGCTCAAGGGTTTACACACAATCAGATCCTTAGCGGAAGCAGCGACAGATTTATCGCTTCCTGGGATCTTGAAACCGGGCACCAGGGCGGATTTACGGCCCAGCTGCCTGCGCCGGTGTACAGTTTGCTGCATCTTCAGCCGCAAAACGTGCTGCTGGCCGGAACAGGTGCAGGCAGCATACATTTTATTGATACGATAAAGCGAAGCGAGATTAAAATTTTGCAACTGCATGCGGCCGCCGTGTTCGACCTGCTGGTGGCGCCTGCTCATGGCCTGTTTTTTTCGGCCGGTGCCGACGGGCAGCTGGCCGTGGGCGATACTGATACACTTGAGTTGCTGAAAATCCGCAAACTCTGCACCGGCAAAGTACGCGGCCTTGCGCTGCATCCAAACGGCAATTTGCTGGCGGTGGCTTCGGGCGATGGTAACGTGCGCATTTTCGAGCTGCCTGCAGTAACCGAAATTGCCTGCTTCGAAGCGCATGCCCAGTCGGCAAATTGTGTGAGCTGGTCGCCCGACGGAAGTTTCCTGCTTTCGGGCGGAAAAGATGCACACCTGAATGTGTGGGATGAAAATTACAACCGCATCGAATCCATTCCGGCCCACAACTACGCCATTTACAGCATTGTATGGTCGCCCGAGGGAAATTACTTTGCCACCGGCAGCCGCGATAAAACAGTTAAAATCTGGGATCCCGCTACGCGTAATATTATTGTACGTCTTAACCGCGAACGTTTTAACGGCCACCACAATTCGGTAAACCGCCTGTTGTGGAGCAACTATCACGATCTGCTCATTTCCACAGGCGACGATCGCGCCATACTGGCATGGGAAATACACGATGAAGGCCGAAACGTGCTCAAGGCTTTGGGATTAAGAACGTAA
- a CDS encoding transketolase yields the protein MSNAAVSPAVSVSAAEKNFRDIVLNDYRIAFESRETSLTGRKEVLTGKAKFGIFGDGKELAQIAMAKVFRNGDFRSGYYRDQTFMLATGNLTVQQWFAQLYAHTDVEAEPSSAGRQMNGHYATRSINADGSWKNLMQIKNSSSDISPTAGQMLRLVGLALASKHYRHNELLHASQYSIFSDKGNEIAFGTIGDASTSEGHFWEAMNAAGVQQIPMLVSVWDDGYGISVSKKYQTTKESISEALAGFQRTADTPGFEIFKTRGWDYPHLVETYEKAAKVCREEHVPVLIHVEQVCQPQGHSTSGSHERYKTPERLQWEKDFDCILRFRNWIISNSVATAEELDNIEKSAKEAVRNARRAAWEAFTTPISAEVKEVLSLLDALAAESANGVFITKLRNTLAETTDPIRRDIFVTARGALRYVRNENIPSRTRLAGWVKQQTAVNFTRYSSTLTSETAGAAAQLTPVPVHYGSEEKQLNGYEILRDNFDAILKKYPEVCIFGEDAGGIGGVNQSLEGLQKKYGTIRVFDTGIREATILGQAIGMAMRGLRPIAEIQYLDYLLYALQAISDDLATVQWRTMGGQKAPVIISTRGHRLEGVWHSGSPMGMIIHAVRGVHVCVPRNMTQAAGFYNTLLRGDDPGLVVEPLNSYRLKERMPENMGEFCVPLGQPETLREGTDVTLVSYGPTLRLAMEAASQLQQADISVEVIDVQTLLPFDANHRIAESLKKTNRLLVVDEDVPGGASAFILQQIMEVQGGFRWLDSNPRTLAAKEHRPAYGSDGDYFSKPSAEDIYETVYEMMHEANPAKWPSLY from the coding sequence ATGAGCAACGCAGCCGTCAGCCCGGCAGTATCGGTTTCTGCCGCCGAAAAAAATTTCAGAGACATTGTGCTTAATGATTACCGCATTGCCTTTGAAAGCCGCGAAACCAGCCTTACCGGCCGTAAAGAAGTACTTACCGGTAAAGCCAAATTCGGAATTTTTGGCGACGGGAAAGAACTTGCTCAGATTGCCATGGCCAAAGTTTTCCGCAACGGCGATTTCCGTTCGGGCTACTACCGCGACCAGACCTTTATGCTGGCCACCGGCAATCTTACCGTGCAGCAGTGGTTTGCACAACTCTACGCGCATACCGATGTGGAAGCCGAACCTTCTTCGGCAGGCCGACAAATGAACGGACACTACGCCACCCGTAGCATCAATGCCGACGGGTCGTGGAAGAATCTCATGCAGATCAAGAATTCATCGTCCGATATTTCACCCACTGCAGGGCAAATGCTCCGTCTGGTGGGGCTGGCGCTGGCATCAAAACATTACCGTCACAACGAATTGCTGCACGCTTCGCAATACAGCATTTTCTCTGATAAAGGAAACGAAATAGCATTCGGTACTATTGGTGATGCTTCTACATCAGAAGGGCATTTCTGGGAAGCCATGAATGCGGCCGGTGTGCAACAGATTCCGATGCTCGTTTCGGTGTGGGATGATGGTTACGGAATTTCGGTTTCCAAAAAATACCAAACCACCAAAGAAAGTATTTCCGAAGCACTTGCCGGTTTTCAGCGAACAGCCGATACACCCGGTTTTGAAATTTTCAAAACACGTGGCTGGGATTATCCGCACCTTGTGGAAACCTACGAGAAAGCTGCCAAAGTTTGCCGCGAAGAGCACGTACCCGTTCTTATTCACGTGGAGCAGGTGTGCCAGCCGCAAGGGCACTCTACTTCAGGCTCGCACGAGCGTTACAAAACGCCGGAGCGTTTGCAGTGGGAGAAAGATTTCGATTGCATTTTGCGGTTCCGCAACTGGATTATCAGCAACAGTGTAGCTACTGCCGAGGAGCTTGATAATATTGAAAAGTCGGCCAAAGAAGCCGTGCGTAATGCGCGACGCGCAGCCTGGGAAGCGTTTACCACACCCATATCGGCCGAAGTAAAAGAAGTGCTCAGCCTGCTTGATGCACTTGCTGCTGAAAGCGCAAACGGCGTATTCATCACCAAACTGCGCAACACGCTTGCCGAAACAACCGACCCTATTCGCCGCGATATTTTTGTAACTGCACGCGGTGCGCTGCGCTATGTGCGCAACGAAAACATCCCTTCCCGCACACGCCTTGCCGGATGGGTAAAACAGCAAACGGCTGTCAACTTTACACGTTACAGCTCCACACTTACCAGCGAAACCGCCGGCGCGGCCGCACAGCTTACACCTGTGCCTGTACACTACGGCAGTGAGGAAAAGCAGCTTAACGGCTACGAAATTCTCCGCGATAACTTCGACGCTATTCTGAAGAAATATCCCGAAGTGTGCATCTTCGGCGAAGATGCCGGTGGAATTGGCGGTGTAAACCAGAGTCTCGAAGGCCTGCAGAAAAAATACGGCACCATTCGCGTGTTCGATACAGGTATCCGCGAAGCCACCATCCTCGGTCAGGCTATCGGTATGGCCATGCGCGGTCTTCGGCCGATTGCCGAAATTCAGTACCTCGATTATCTGCTCTATGCACTGCAGGCCATCAGCGATGATCTTGCAACTGTGCAGTGGCGCACGATGGGCGGACAAAAAGCGCCCGTAATTATCAGCACGCGCGGGCATCGCCTCGAAGGTGTGTGGCACTCCGGCTCGCCCATGGGTATGATTATTCATGCCGTGCGTGGTGTGCATGTGTGTGTGCCGCGCAACATGACGCAGGCCGCAGGTTTCTACAACACACTGCTGCGCGGCGACGATCCGGGCCTTGTGGTGGAGCCGCTCAACTCGTACCGCCTCAAGGAACGCATGCCCGAAAACATGGGTGAGTTCTGTGTACCGCTCGGCCAGCCCGAAACGCTGCGCGAAGGAACTGATGTGACGCTGGTAAGCTACGGCCCCACGCTGCGTCTGGCCATGGAAGCTGCCAGCCAGCTCCAGCAGGCTGATATTAGTGTGGAAGTAATTGACGTGCAAACACTGCTGCCTTTTGATGCCAACCACCGCATCGCCGAATCATTGAAAAAGACAAACCGCCTGCTGGTGGTTGACGAAGATGTACCCGGCGGCGCAAGCGCATTCATCCTGCAACAGATTATGGAAGTACAGGGCGGTTTCCGCTGGCTCGACAGTAATCCGCGCACACTGGCTGCTAAGGAGCATCGTCCGGCATACGGCTCAGACGGCGATTATTTCAGCAAGCCTTCTGCCGAAGATATTTACGAAACTGTATATGAAATGATGCACGAAGCAAATCCTGCCAAGTGGCCTTCGTTGTATTAA
- the murQ gene encoding N-acetylmuramic acid 6-phosphate etherase, which translates to MKRITESESNYHNLEQQSLHELLHHINHEDQTVPHAVAAAIPQIEALTAQVVAKLKAGGRLFYMGAGTSGRLGIVDASECPPTFGVEHGLVIGLIAGGDKAIRKAVEFAEDDRNQGWLDLKEYIISNKDVVIGIAASGTTPYVIGALEKCNAEGITTGCITCNPDSPLAAVAQFPVVAVVGPEFVTGSTRMKSGTAQKLILNMISTATMIQLGRVKGNRMVDMQLSNNKLIDRGVRMVIEATGLEYEAAAKLLQDEGSVRKAVERFARETGK; encoded by the coding sequence TTGAAACGTATCACAGAATCCGAGTCGAATTACCACAACCTTGAGCAGCAAAGTCTGCACGAACTTCTTCACCACATCAACCACGAAGATCAAACCGTGCCGCATGCTGTGGCGGCAGCAATACCGCAAATTGAAGCATTAACGGCTCAGGTGGTGGCAAAACTGAAAGCCGGCGGACGTTTGTTTTACATGGGAGCAGGTACCAGCGGACGATTGGGTATTGTGGATGCATCGGAATGCCCGCCTACGTTTGGTGTGGAGCATGGGCTTGTAATCGGCCTTATTGCAGGCGGTGATAAAGCCATACGCAAAGCCGTGGAGTTTGCCGAAGACGACCGCAACCAGGGCTGGCTTGATTTGAAGGAATATATAATTAGCAATAAGGATGTGGTGATTGGCATTGCTGCATCGGGTACTACACCGTATGTAATTGGTGCGCTCGAAAAATGCAATGCCGAAGGAATTACCACCGGCTGCATTACCTGCAATCCCGATAGCCCGCTTGCTGCGGTGGCGCAGTTTCCGGTGGTGGCTGTAGTGGGGCCTGAGTTTGTGACCGGCAGCACCCGCATGAAATCCGGTACAGCACAAAAGCTGATACTGAATATGATTTCTACTGCCACTATGATTCAGCTTGGCCGCGTAAAAGGCAACCGTATGGTGGATATGCAGCTGAGTAATAACAAACTCATCGACCGTGGTGTACGCATGGTTATTGAGGCTACAGGGCTTGAGTATGAAGCCGCTGCAAAGCTGTTGCAGGATGAAGGCAGTGTGCGCAAGGCGGTGGAGCGGTTTGCGCGTGAAACCGGGAAGTAG
- a CDS encoding DEAD/DEAH box helicase, giving the protein MQFQDLGLNEQLVQNLLNEGYVQPTPIQQQAIPHVLKRSDVFGMAQTGTGKTAAFALPLIQLVSGESPQHPSHRKPVILVLAPTRELASQINESFIVYGKGVGLRTAVIFGGVSQKPQEEALRRGVDVLVATPGRLLDLMNQGLLKLDTIRYLVLDEVDRMLDMGFIHDIRRILPKLPAQRQTLFFSATAPDEIIKLSSALLRNPVHVRVAAVSAPAETVQQSFFYIPKADKPKLLLHLLSTEVHERVLVFSRTKHGSDRIARVLTRAGITAAAIHGDKSQGARERALDGFKKSTVRVLVATDIAARGIDIDELTWVINYDLPEVAETYVHRIGRTGRAGTNGKAISFCSDEEKDYLTDIRKLVGKEKIALRPTPEVGGVDVPSAKPAAKHAWAQGRDRKAPRFGKKPGSNSGNGQSNGGNRNRISRNDASSPQSQQQPRAQKPQQHGESNPGKKRSRNRNRNKFRKPAVV; this is encoded by the coding sequence ATGCAATTTCAGGATCTCGGGCTGAACGAACAGCTCGTGCAGAATCTTCTTAATGAAGGTTATGTACAACCTACGCCTATTCAGCAACAGGCAATTCCTCACGTATTAAAGCGCAGCGATGTTTTTGGCATGGCGCAAACCGGTACCGGTAAAACGGCTGCATTCGCTTTGCCGCTCATTCAGCTTGTAAGCGGCGAATCACCGCAACATCCATCGCACCGCAAGCCGGTTATTCTGGTGCTTGCCCCCACACGCGAACTTGCTTCGCAGATAAACGAAAGTTTTATCGTGTATGGCAAAGGTGTAGGCCTGCGCACTGCCGTAATTTTTGGCGGTGTTTCGCAAAAGCCCCAGGAAGAAGCACTGCGACGCGGCGTGGATGTGCTTGTAGCTACTCCCGGTCGTTTACTCGACCTTATGAATCAGGGCCTGCTCAAGCTGGATACCATCCGCTATCTCGTGCTCGACGAAGTGGATCGTATGCTCGACATGGGCTTTATTCATGATATTCGCCGCATTCTGCCCAAGCTGCCCGCACAACGGCAAACACTTTTCTTCTCGGCCACTGCGCCCGACGAAATCATCAAGCTCTCCTCTGCGCTGCTTCGCAATCCGGTTCACGTGCGCGTGGCCGCAGTTTCCGCTCCGGCCGAAACCGTGCAGCAATCATTCTTCTACATTCCGAAAGCCGATAAGCCCAAACTGCTGCTGCACCTGCTCAGCACCGAAGTGCATGAACGTGTGCTCGTTTTCTCGCGCACCAAGCACGGCTCCGATCGTATTGCACGCGTACTTACCCGCGCAGGCATTACGGCAGCCGCCATACACGGCGATAAATCGCAGGGCGCACGCGAACGCGCACTCGACGGCTTCAAGAAAAGCACCGTGCGTGTGCTTGTGGCCACCGACATTGCCGCACGCGGCATCGACATTGACGAGCTTACCTGGGTAATCAATTACGATCTTCCCGAAGTAGCCGAAACCTACGTACACCGCATTGGCCGCACCGGCCGCGCAGGCACAAACGGCAAAGCCATTTCGTTCTGCTCCGACGAAGAGAAGGATTACCTCACCGACATCCGCAAACTGGTGGGCAAAGAAAAAATTGCCCTGCGCCCCACACCCGAAGTGGGCGGAGTGGATGTTCCTTCGGCCAAACCCGCAGCCAAACACGCCTGGGCACAAGGCCGCGACCGCAAAGCACCGCGCTTTGGCAAAAAGCCGGGCAGCAATTCGGGCAACGGACAAAGCAACGGCGGAAACCGCAATCGCATCTCACGCAACGATGCTTCTTCACCGCAATCGCAGCAGCAGCCCCGCGCACAAAAGCCCCAACAACACGGCGAAAGTAATCCGGGCAAAAAACGCAGCCGAAACAGAAACCGCAACAAGTTCAGAAAACCTGCGGTGGTTTAA
- a CDS encoding T9SS type A sorting domain-containing protein — MSTGDSLIWSKHHGIVQWPTGNGIYYRIAGIQNRNTGDKPPGVKDFFDFQPGDMFEYVSEHHETFQKYDYHRTKITINSRTDSGSSITYTYSGAHTAMNYDYLNNPPGNATSYLFTPVSGSFTITDSANHAANGYHHQMVSLNAAFMNTVHMLDGNSVLFTNEVWYETRHFIDSLGNYGVVIGGNDPVDSSTYTFWGTMGAKNLSSGSDTTYMVYDGINMYPSFTHTGSAYVAGLGMVRASFRTVGYPDGFIYSEKLVAYRKGNDTVGVFTPDAILLGLSTDEVLPGLVIYPNPASDYLHIETKGAFVNLVCVYDATGRLVLRHANDGLQCVVNAQTLNEGIYYVEVFTEKGKIREKLFVHR; from the coding sequence TTGAGTACAGGCGATTCGCTGATCTGGTCCAAGCACCACGGTATTGTACAATGGCCCACCGGCAACGGAATTTATTACCGAATAGCCGGTATTCAAAACCGGAATACCGGTGATAAACCACCGGGTGTAAAAGATTTTTTTGATTTTCAGCCCGGTGATATGTTTGAGTATGTTTCCGAGCATCACGAAACGTTTCAGAAGTACGACTATCACCGCACTAAAATTACAATCAATTCGAGAACAGATAGTGGAAGCAGCATTACTTATACTTATTCAGGTGCACACACGGCCATGAATTATGATTATCTGAATAATCCTCCCGGAAATGCTACAAGTTATTTATTCACTCCTGTTAGCGGGTCATTCACGATTACCGATTCAGCAAATCATGCAGCCAATGGTTATCATCATCAAATGGTGAGTTTAAATGCCGCATTTATGAACACTGTTCACATGCTCGATGGCAATTCAGTTTTATTTACAAATGAAGTCTGGTATGAAACCCGCCACTTTATTGATTCGTTGGGGAACTATGGTGTCGTAATTGGCGGGAATGATCCGGTTGACAGCTCCACATATACATTTTGGGGAACAATGGGGGCAAAAAATCTCTCCAGTGGATCGGATACCACATATATGGTTTATGACGGAATTAATATGTACCCTTCGTTCACGCATACAGGAAGTGCCTATGTAGCAGGTTTAGGTATGGTACGTGCTTCATTCCGCACAGTGGGCTATCCTGACGGGTTTATATATAGCGAAAAACTAGTGGCTTACCGTAAGGGAAATGATACGGTAGGCGTATTTACGCCCGATGCAATACTGTTAGGGCTTTCAACAGATGAAGTTTTACCCGGGCTTGTGATTTATCCGAATCCGGCTTCTGATTATCTTCATATCGAAACTAAAGGAGCTTTTGTAAATTTGGTTTGTGTTTATGATGCAACAGGCCGGCTAGTTCTTCGTCATGCAAATGATGGTTTACAATGCGTGGTAAATGCACAGACGCTTAATGAAGGGATTTATTATGTGGAAGTATTTACTGAAAAAGGAAAGATTCGGGAAAAGCTGTTCGTTCACAGATAA
- a CDS encoding OmpA family protein, with product MFSVILHAQNPNLIPNPGFEDYLGFPDKKNPAKYCISQWSVPYQAGAGDYYHTKANPGQRPEDNKYGSQKPFDGEAMTAICNYPGFREFLQTKLTRTLSRDSVYQFTVRISCADGMKPGDVLTDFGVVFLPAEVDEFDGEPLLREPPAMYWRNENGFADKENWIELKQTYKAKGNERVLLFGSFHWKDSLSGKVYGNVNYKRYTHYYIDGFELRKITQVKAQTKDDEKLFVNTDLLVLRNLLFATASDRLDTNSTAELDVLATYLLRHPEKKIRITGHTDSEGDSTANMWLSLARAASVKHYLVQKGISAVRLQTAGKGENEPLIQNTTPEGRQQNRRVEIRLLKD from the coding sequence TTGTTTTCAGTAATACTACACGCACAAAATCCTAATCTCATTCCCAATCCCGGTTTTGAAGATTACTTAGGTTTCCCTGATAAAAAAAATCCTGCGAAATACTGTATCTCACAATGGTCGGTGCCTTATCAGGCCGGTGCTGGTGATTATTACCACACGAAGGCAAATCCCGGTCAGCGTCCGGAAGACAATAAATACGGTTCACAAAAACCGTTTGACGGTGAGGCTATGACGGCCATCTGTAATTATCCCGGTTTCCGCGAGTTTCTGCAAACAAAACTTACACGAACGTTATCGCGCGACAGTGTGTATCAGTTTACCGTTCGTATCAGTTGTGCGGATGGAATGAAACCGGGAGATGTGCTTACTGATTTTGGCGTTGTTTTTTTGCCGGCTGAAGTGGATGAATTTGACGGCGAACCCTTGCTCAGGGAACCGCCGGCCATGTATTGGCGCAATGAAAACGGATTTGCAGACAAAGAAAACTGGATTGAATTAAAACAAACCTATAAGGCAAAAGGGAATGAACGTGTTTTGTTATTTGGTTCGTTTCACTGGAAAGATTCGCTTAGCGGAAAAGTATATGGAAACGTGAATTATAAGCGTTATACACATTATTACATTGACGGATTTGAACTCCGAAAAATTACACAGGTGAAAGCGCAAACAAAAGATGATGAAAAATTGTTTGTGAATACTGATTTGCTTGTGCTCCGTAATTTGCTTTTTGCCACCGCCAGCGACAGACTTGACACAAACTCAACTGCCGAACTGGATGTGCTTGCCACCTATTTGCTCCGCCATCCGGAGAAAAAAATACGCATCACCGGTCATACCGACAGTGAAGGTGATTCGACGGCAAACATGTGGCTGAGTTTAGCACGTGCAGCAAGCGTGAAACATTATTTAGTACAAAAAGGGATTTCTGCTGTACGCCTGCAAACTGCGGGCAAAGGAGAAAATGAACCGTTAATACAAAACACCACGCCCGAAGGACGGCAGCAAAACCGCCGTGTGGAAATACGACTATTGAAAGACTGA
- the pbpC gene encoding penicillin-binding protein 1C produces the protein MAFLRTKRGRHVLVLTVLCGVYAFCLPRNLFEAPSSTVILSADGQLLGARIAADGQWRFPAREKAPEKFSQCLIQFEDRNFRQHPGVNPLALARALQQNIGGKRVISGGSTITMQVIRMARGNPPRNLWQKSIEIVLATRLELRYSKDEILALYASHAPFGSNVVGIDAAAWRYFGRTPEQLSWAESATLAVLPNSPSLIYPGKNQQRLKDKRDRLLERLCTAGIIDRSTCDLAKHEPLPGAPYPLPRLAPHLLQRAAAEGRNGQIIHSTLDYNLQDRVNGIVARHARTLRTNEIHNCAALVLDVETGNVLAYAGNSPAPLTTELSGDEYGNDVDVITAPRSTGSILKPYLYAAMLTDGELLPNTLVPDIPTDLSGYSPENFNRTYDGAVPAHRALARSLNVPAVRMLKQYRVERFHTLLRRAGLSTITRTPDDYGLSLILGGAEGKLWDLAGTYASMARNLNHYTRTGKNLRADFHAANYMHNEIAEDSLLRNTQARAPFDPAATWFTFEAMSELTRPDDEAAWTQFSSSKRVAWKTGTSFGFRDGWAIGVTPRYVVAVWAGNADGEGRPGLTGIATAAPVMFDIFAMLPTGDWFTAPLNDMQEIEVCNESGHRALDICPKQKMRVPKAGLKSAPCPYHRTVHLNSTGEYRVTSDCESPGNMQHVPWFVLPPSMEFYYKTKNPGYRALPPLRADCISGSGNTRAMEFVYPRDEPRLFIPTELNGRPGKVVFEIAHRRPGTKVFWHLDEEYLGETKDIHQFASAPAEGVHTLTVVDEQGETISMQIEIVSKKN, from the coding sequence ATGGCTTTTCTGCGTACAAAGCGCGGAAGGCATGTGCTCGTTCTTACTGTTCTTTGTGGTGTATATGCGTTTTGCCTTCCACGCAACTTGTTTGAAGCTCCGTCGAGCACAGTTATTTTATCGGCCGACGGGCAGTTGCTTGGTGCGCGAATTGCAGCCGACGGACAATGGCGGTTTCCGGCGCGGGAAAAGGCTCCCGAAAAATTTTCGCAATGCCTCATTCAGTTTGAAGACCGCAATTTCCGCCAGCATCCGGGTGTTAATCCGTTGGCGCTGGCGCGGGCGTTGCAGCAAAACATTGGCGGAAAGCGTGTAATAAGCGGTGGCAGCACCATTACCATGCAGGTCATTCGCATGGCGCGTGGCAATCCGCCGCGCAACCTCTGGCAAAAAAGTATTGAAATTGTGCTGGCCACACGGCTTGAATTGCGTTACAGCAAAGACGAAATCCTTGCACTCTACGCCTCACATGCACCTTTTGGCAGCAACGTGGTGGGCATTGATGCCGCCGCCTGGCGCTACTTTGGCCGCACACCCGAACAACTCTCCTGGGCCGAATCGGCTACGCTGGCCGTGCTGCCCAACAGCCCCTCACTCATCTATCCCGGCAAAAACCAGCAACGCCTCAAAGACAAACGCGACCGCCTGCTCGAACGGCTCTGCACGGCTGGTATCATCGACCGCAGCACATGCGACCTTGCCAAACACGAGCCGCTGCCCGGTGCACCCTACCCGCTTCCGCGCCTTGCCCCGCACCTGCTACAGCGTGCAGCCGCAGAAGGACGGAACGGACAAATCATTCATTCCACACTCGATTACAACCTGCAGGATCGTGTAAACGGCATTGTGGCCAGGCATGCGCGCACACTTCGCACCAACGAAATTCACAACTGCGCCGCACTTGTGCTCGATGTGGAAACCGGCAACGTACTCGCCTACGCAGGCAATTCGCCCGCTCCGCTTACCACCGAACTCAGCGGCGATGAATATGGAAACGATGTGGATGTAATTACCGCGCCACGCAGCACGGGCAGCATACTCAAACCCTATCTCTACGCCGCCATGCTTACCGACGGCGAGCTGTTGCCCAATACACTTGTGCCCGATATTCCTACTGATCTCTCCGGCTACTCGCCCGAAAACTTCAACCGCACTTACGACGGAGCCGTGCCTGCACACCGTGCGCTTGCACGCTCACTCAATGTGCCCGCCGTGCGTATGCTGAAACAATATCGCGTAGAACGCTTTCATACGCTGCTGCGCCGCGCCGGACTGAGTACAATTACACGAACGCCCGATGATTACGGCCTGTCGCTCATACTCGGCGGCGCAGAAGGAAAGCTTTGGGATCTTGCAGGAACGTATGCCTCAATGGCGCGAAATCTCAACCATTATACACGTACCGGCAAAAATCTCCGCGCCGATTTTCATGCGGCCAATTACATGCACAATGAAATTGCCGAAGACTCGTTGTTGCGCAATACACAGGCACGCGCACCGTTTGATCCGGCAGCAACCTGGTTTACGTTTGAAGCCATGTCGGAACTTACACGGCCTGATGATGAAGCTGCATGGACGCAGTTCAGTTCGTCAAAACGTGTGGCATGGAAAACCGGTACCAGCTTTGGTTTCCGCGATGGCTGGGCAATAGGTGTAACGCCCCGCTACGTAGTGGCCGTATGGGCCGGAAATGCGGATGGTGAAGGACGCCCGGGCCTCACCGGCATTGCAACCGCGGCGCCAGTTATGTTCGATATTTTTGCCATGCTGCCTACCGGCGATTGGTTTACTGCTCCGCTTAACGATATGCAGGAAATTGAAGTGTGTAACGAAAGCGGACACCGGGCCCTTGACATTTGCCCCAAACAAAAAATGCGCGTACCCAAAGCCGGACTTAAAAGCGCGCCATGCCCGTATCATCGTACCGTACATTTAAACAGTACCGGTGAGTACCGCGTAACCAGCGATTGTGAATCGCCGGGTAATATGCAGCATGTGCCGTGGTTTGTGCTGCCGCCCTCGATGGAATTTTATTACAAAACAAAAAATCCAGGATACCGCGCCCTGCCTCCGCTCCGGGCCGACTGCATAAGCGGATCAGGTAATACCCGGGCCATGGAGTTCGTGTATCCGCGCGATGAACCACGGCTGTTTATCCCTACCGAATTAAACGGCAGGCCGGGAAAAGTAGTTTTTGAAATTGCACACCGCCGCCCCGGCACAAAAGTATTCTGGCATCTCGACGAAGAATATCTCGGCGAAACAAAAGACATACACCAGTTTGCCTCAGCTCCCGCAGAAGGTGTACACACGCTTACGGTTGTGGACGAACAGGGAGAAACAATTTCGATGCAGATTGAAATTGTAAGTAAGAAGAATTAA